A single genomic interval of Panthera tigris isolate Pti1 chromosome E1 unlocalized genomic scaffold, P.tigris_Pti1_mat1.1 chrE1_random_Un_scaffold_69, whole genome shotgun sequence harbors:
- the LOC122236281 gene encoding titin-like isoform X3 yields MLAPPKELTETLVPFLDTDSFGELPPGPDEDLNDQLTQHQRLPEVVPVPGWDQNQTIAPPPHLKSKTKTVGLDQAEDHQSFEILVPSLDSQSSKPTKFIVSPLNLKKDLAQHRRLAKVVGTPNQFANKEHLQQQLQDDYLDSNMGLLYPEENLPMGFPGGPDQLPNFSEEAEIPPPLQKTPNHLESPEEAESFLPQGEAQAQHPEPSEETETSLLEQEAPSQRPESLKDGNSANPQEAPAEPSSTPEEVEPSSVQQEASAHPTEAPEEVEPSPTPQEAPAQPPEPSKDIISQLLAHHEVNVLSPSQSEAQKPSFPNVTVKPLDLTITLTQPAEHPEEAGPTPVQQEAPAQPAERLEEVEPTPVQQEAPTLVPEFPIEYLTQLAVSDEVTSLPLGQYPDYLMFPRVIGKPLDVEFTTTPGPDKGVESSIAQQEAPPQPLEHTEEAELSLTQQETSGKPPEEVEPSSEQETPGQPSEPPGVIDPSLRQQETPAQPSVPPEEGKPSLSKQEPPAQLPDRFGEAELSPTQEEALAQLAELLNEAESSTQQETPAQSPGEIESSATLQEQPAQPPELPSREVEPSPTQQEHPAQPLWHHKMTVSPPGHYHDQHLNLPNVSVKPPDVQLTMTAEPTTEVGPSPVRHETIAQPSVPLNVEPFETQHEAPTLPPQSPEVESLPVQQETPTQSPESTTQEKLPTQQETPVQYPEYPGEVEPSTTQQEALAQQSQAPEEGESSSTQEEAPTQLPEAQEEGEPSPLQEEGQGQHPQASEGSEPPTTQEEAPVQHPQTPEEVEPSSTQQEAPAQYPQASEEGEPFPTQPETPTQYPEPLEGTEPSPAQSEATTQHPNPRGEVKPATYQEAPSQHPQTSEEINPSATQQEATAQHPEPSGEVEPSPTQQEAPAHSPEHQVVTVFPQGQNQAQLLLLPNVTVKPVDSSVTMTSESTNEVEASPLREEASAQSGVSPEQLEPSPIQQEVPHQHPAPPENVESSPVQHEVSTPPEDFPEEIELSPSQQESSALPQVPVASIEPSPIQQEVPAQQPKPNEGVESFPVQYEHPAQPPGSSTDVVAQSPVQHEVTFSPPGPGEDQHPVLPNITGKPVDLRIFLSPQATKEVKHLPVQQDVPAQSPIPPEKVEFAPAQSKHLSQSPESPEDESSPGQQEVLAQTPDPPKAVDPASGQQEAPAQSVVPQLAPAQPSEPPEKVEPSPVQQEVPAQPSEPPNEAESSPTPQEALVQSPVPQQAPAVSPEPPKEVEPSPTLQEAPAQPSEPPNEAESPTQQVAPAQFPVLQESPAISPEPPKEVEPSPTPQEPPAQPSEPGNEAESFPTQQGAPVVSPEPPKEVEPSTQQEAPPQPSDPPEKVEPSPVQQETLSLPLEPLKEIEPSLTQQEVQAQPSEAPEKVEPSPILQQSPTQPPEPSKEAETPPAQQEAPVQPPEPPEEVVAQPPVHNEVTVPPLGQEQAQHPNLPNVTVQPADLELTVTPEPTVEAEHSTIMQQTIAPPEDLEVTFPHSEHIQHPTLTKVTVKPLDPGLTITPESTTETEPSVTMQETPTQPPEPPKEVVQYPSQQEVTVPTPSKDQGQQPTLPSVTAHRVDLGLTITPEPTTEAEHSTPVKETTAPPPKDLEVTLAHPEQVQSQHPNLTEVTVPPMDLELTVTAGSSVETEPSPTMRDTPTQPPEPPKEVVVQYPFQQEVTVPTPSKDQGQHPASPIIPFRHVELTITPEPITEAEHSTTLKKTTTPPPKDPEVTLAHPKQVQSQHRNLTEVTVPPMDLEIPVSQQPESFETGFPPTTEHPVVHFVNYTSEKAYTTLTWQPEQNATTNLKICERCTCKEETLSCVGLSPQQRLRRVPVLEPDTYNGTFTILNFQGNSISHIDENVWKGYRWAEKLCHVILRGSCSVSGNALGGGEWTGPPGCHPVSLSVISFSPRQTAGRKQMILTNHQKVNSRLAASQRLRHSPLFIPLRRQFHISQRHKKGQANTVS; encoded by the coding sequence ATGTTGGCCCCGCCTAAGGAGTTGACCGAGACTTTGGTTCCATTCCTGGACACGGATTCGTTTGGAGAACTACCCCCAGGGCCAGATGAGGATCTGAATGACCAGCTAACCCAGCATCAAAGGCTCCCAGAGGTGGTTCCAGTGCCAGGTTGGGATCAGAATCAGACCATAGCTCCGCCTCCTCATCTCAAAAGTAAGACTAAAACTGTAGGTTTAGATCAGGCCGAAGATCACCAGTCATTTGAAATACTTGTTCCATCTCTGGATAGTCAGAGTTCAAAGCCAACAAAGTTTATTGTTTCACCCCTAAACCTGAAGAAAGATCTAGCTCAGCATCGAAGGCTTGCCAAAGTTGTTGGAACTCCAAACCAATTTGCAAATAAAGAGCACCTACAACAACAGCTGCAGGATGATTATTTAGATTCCAATATGGGTCTCCTGTATCCTGAGGAGAACCTACCTATGGGTTTCCCAGGGGGACCAGATCAACTTCCAAACTTCTCTGAGGAGGCTGAAATTCCTCCACCCTTGCAGAAGACCCCAAATCATCTAGAGTCCCCTGAGGAAGCTGAATCTTTTTTGCCCCAAGGGGAGGCTCAGGCTCAGCATCCAGAGCCCTCTGAAGAGACAGAAACATCTCTACTTGAGCAGGAGGCTCCATCTCAGCGTCCAGAGTCCCTTAAGGATGGAAATTCAGCAAACCCACAAGAAGCCCCAGCTGAGCCTTCAAGTACCCCTGAAGAGGTCGAACCTTCTTCAGTCCAGCAGGAAGCCTCAGCTCACCCTACAGAGGCCCCCGAGGAAGTGGAACCTTCTCCAACCCCCCAGGAGGCCCCTgctcagcctccagagccatCTAAGGACATCATATCTCAACTGTTAGCACATCATGAAGTAAATGTGCTATCTCCAAGTCAGAGTGAAGCTCAGAAGCCAAGCTTCCCCAATGTCACTGTTAAACCTCTGGATCTTACCATAACTCTAACTCAGCCTGCGGAGCACCCTGAGGAGGCTGGACCTACCCCAGTCCAGCAGGAGGCCCCTGCTCAGCCTGCAGAGCGCCTCGAGGAGGTTGAACCTACCCCAGTCCAGCAGGAGGCCCCAACTCTAGTTCCAGAGTTCCCTATCGAGTATTTAACTCAACTTGCAGTAAGTGATGAGGTGACATCTCTACCTCTAGGTCAGTATCCAGATTATTTAATGTTTCCCAGGGTTATAGGTAAGCCTTTAGATGTGGAATTTACCACAACTCCAGGGCCTGATAAAGGTGTTGAATCTTCTATAGCCCAGCAAGAGGCCCCACCTCAGCCTCTTGAACATACTGAGGAAGCAGAACTTTCTCTAACCCAGCAAGAGACCTCGGGTAAGCCTCCAGAGGAGGTTGAGCCTTCAAGTGAGCAGGAGACCCCAGGTCAGCCTTCCGAGCCTCCTGGGGTGATTGATCCTTCTCTAAGGCAGCAGGAGACCCCAGCTCAGCCTTCAGTGCCTCCTGAGGAAGGTAAGCCTTCTCTAAGCAAACAGGAACCCCCAGCTCAGCTTCCAGACCGTTTTGGAGAAGCTGAACTTTCTCCAACCCAGGAGGAGGCCTTAGCTCAGCTTGCAGAGCTCCTTAATGAGGCAGAATCTTCAACCCAGCAGGAGACTCCAGCTCAGTCTCCAGGGGAGATAGAATCTTCTGCAACCCTGCAAGAGCAACCagctcagcctccagagctgccTTCCAGGGAGGTGGAACCTTCTCCAACCCAGCAGGAGCACCCAGCTCAACCTCTATGGCATCATAAGATGACAGTTTCACCTCCAGGTCACTACCATGATCAACATTTAAACCTGCCCAATGTCAGTGTGAAACCTCCAGATGTGCAGCTTACCATGACTGCAGAACCCACTACAGAGGTGGGACCTTCTCCAGTTCGGCACGAGACTATAGCTCAGCCCTCAGTGCCTCTTAATGTGGAACCTTTTGAAACCCAGCATGAAGCCCCAACTCTGCCTCCACAGTCCCCTGAGGTTGAATCTTTGCCAGTTCAACAGGAGACTCCAACGCAATCTCCAGAATCTACCACACAGGAGAAACTTCCAACACAGCAGGAGACCCCAGTTCAGTATCCAGAATATCCTGGAGAAGTTGAACCTTCTACAACTCAGCAGGAGGCCCTAGCTCAGCAATCACAGGCCCCTGAGGAGGGTGAATCATCCTCAACCCAGGAGGAGGCCCCGACTCAGCTTCCAGAGGCCCAGGAAGAGGGTGAACCTTCCCCTCTCCAGGAGGAGGGCCAGGGTCAGCACCCACAGGCCTCCGAGGGGAGTGAACCACCTACAACCCAGGAGGAGGCCCCAGTTCAGCATCCACAGACCCCTGAGGAGGTTGAACCTTCTTCAACCCAGCAGGAGGCTCCAGCTCAGTATCCTCAGGCATCAGAGGAGGGTGAGCCTTTTCCAACCCAACCAGAGACCCCAACTCAGTATCCAGAGCCCCTTGAGGGGACTGAGCCTTCTCCAGCCCAGTCAGAGGCCACAACTCAGCATCCAAATCCCCGTGGGGAAGTTAAACCTGCAACCTATCAGGAGGCCCCAAGTCAGCATCCACAGACCTCTGAGGAAATTAACCCTTCTGCCACTCAACAGGAAGCCACAGCTCAACATCCAGAGCCTTCTGGTGAGGTTGAACCTTCTCCAACCCAACAGGAGGCCCCAGCTCACTCTCCAGAGCATCAGGTGGTAACAGTTTTTCCTCAAGGTCAGAATCAAGCTCAGCTCCTGCTGTTGCCTAATGTCACTGTTAAACCTGTGGATTCCTCAGTTACCATGACCTCAGAATCCACTAATGAGGTTGAAGCTTCTCCACTCCGAGAAGAGGCCTCAGCTCAGTCTGGAGTGTCCCCTGAGCAGTTGGAACCTTCTCCAATCCAGCAGGAGGTCCCACATCAGCATCCAGCGCCCCCTGAAAATGTGGAATCTTCTCCAGTCCAGCATGAAGTCTCAACTCCACCCGAAGATTTTCCTGAGGAAATTGAACTTTCTCCAAGCCAGCAGGAGAGCTCAGCTCTGCCTCAAGTGCCTGTTGCAAGTATAGAACCTTCTCCAATCCAGCAAGAGGTCCCAGCTCAGCAACCAAAGCCCAATGAGGGGGTCGAGTCTTTTCCAGTTCAGTATGAGCATCCAGCTCAGCCTCCAGGGTCCTCTACAGATGTTGTAGCTCAGTCTCCAGTACAGCATGAGGTGACATTCTCACCTCCAGGTCCAGGTGAAGATCAGCATCCAGTGTTGCCTAATATCACAGGTAAACCTGTGGATCTGAGGATTTTCCTAAGTCCCCAGGCAACTAAGGAGGTTAAACATCTTCCAGTGCAGCAGGATGTCCCTGCTCAATCTCCTATTCCCCCTGAGAAAGTTGAATTTGCTCCAGCTCAGTCCAAGCATCTTTCCCAGTCTCCAGAGTCCCCTGAAGATGAGTCTTCTCCAGGCCAACAAGAGGTCCTAGCTCAGACTCCAGACCCCCCTAAGGCTGTGGACCCTGCTTCAGGCCAACAGGAGGCCCCAGCTCAGTCTGTAGTCCCCCAGCTGGCCCCAGCTCAGCCTTCAGAGCCTCCTGAGAAGGTAGAACCATCTCCAGTTCAGCAGGAAGTCCCAGCTCAGCCTTCAGAGCCCCCTAATGAGGCAGAATCTTCTCCAACCCCGCAGGAGGCCCTGGTTCAGTCTCCTGTCCCCCAGCAGGCCCCAGCTGTATCTCCTGAGCCCCCTAAGGAGGTAGAACCTTCTCCCACACTGCAGGAGGCCCCAGCTCAGCCTTCAGAGCCCCCTAATGAGGCAGAGTCTCCAACCCAGCAGGTGGCCCCAGCTCAGTTTCCAGTCCTCCAGGAGTCCCCAGCTATATCCCCTGAGCCCCCTAAGGAGGTGGAACCTTCTCCCACACCTCAGGAGCCCCCAGCTCAGCCTTCAGAGCCCGGTAATGAGGCAGAATCTTTTCCaactcagcagggagccccagtTGTATCCCCTGAGCCCCCTAAGGAGGTAGAACCTTCCACACAGCAGGAGGCCCCACCTCAGCCTTCAGACCCTCCTGAGAAGGTGGAACCATCTCCAGTCCAGCAGGAAACCCTATCTCTACCTCTCGAGCCACTTAAGGAGATAGAACCTTCTCTAACACAACAGGAGGTACAAGCTCAGCCTTCAGAGGCCCCTGAGAAGGTAGAACCATCTCCAATTCTGCAGCAGTCTCCAACTCAACCTCCGGAGCCCTCTAAGGAGGCAGAAACTCCTCCAGCCCAGCAGGAGGCCCCAGTTCAGCCTCCAGAGCCACCTGAGGAGGTTGTAGCACAACCTCCAGTCCATAATGAGGTGACAGTTCCACCTCTAGGACAAGAGCAAGCTCAGCATCCAAACTTGCCCAATGTTACTGTTCAGCCTGCTGACCTGGAGCTTACTGTAACTCCAGAACCTACTGTGGAGGCTGAGCATTCTACAATCATGCAGCAGACTATAGCTCCTCCAGAGGACCTTGAGGTGACATTTCCACATTCAGAGCACATTCAGCATCCAACCTTAACTAAAGTCACAGTTAAACCTTTGGACCCAGGGCTTACCATAACTCCAGAATCCACTACAGAGACTGAACCTTCTGTAACCATGCAAGAGACCCCaacccagcctccagagccacctAAGGAGGTTGTTCAGTATCCGTCCCAACAGGAAGTGACAGTTCCTACTCCAAGTAAGGATCAAGGTCAGCAACCAACATTGCCCAGTGTCACAGCTCATCGTGTGGACTTGGGGCTTACCATAACTCCAGAACCTACTACAGAGGCTGAACATTCTACACCCGTGAAGGAGACTACAGCTCCTCCTCCAAAGGACCTTGAGGTGACACTTGCACATCCAGAGCAGGTTCAGAGTCAGCATCCAAACCTGACTGAAGTCACAGTTCCACCTATGGACCTGGAACTTACTGTAACTGCAGGATCCAGTGTGGAGACTGAACCTTCTCCAACCATGCGAGACACCCCAActcagcctccagagccaccTAAGGAGGTTGTAGTTCAATATCCATTCCAGCAGGAAGTGACAGTTCCAACTCCAAGTAAGGATCAAGGTCAGCATCCAGCATCACCCATCATCCCATTTCGTCATGTGGAGCTTACTATAACTCCAGAACCTATTACAGAGGCTGAACATTCGACAACCCTGAAGAAGACTACAACTCCTCCCCCAAAGGACCCTGAGGTGACACTTGCACATCCAAAACAGGTTCAGAGTCAACATCGAAACCTGACTGAAGTCACGGTTCCACCTATGGACCTAGAAATTCCTGTAAGTCAGCAACCAGAGTCATTTGAGACAGGTTTTCCTCCAACAACTGAACATCCTGTGGTGCATTTTGTAAACTATACCTCAGAAAAGGCATACACAACTTTAACTTGGCAACCAGAACAGAATGCCACCACAAACCTCAAAATATGTGAGCGCTGTACCTGCAAAGAGGAGACACTGTCGTGTGTTGGTCTCAGCCCACAGCAGAGGCTCCGCAGAGTGCCCGTGCTGGAGCCCGACACCTACAACGGCACCTTCACCATCTT